A portion of the Glycine max cultivar Williams 82 chromosome 10, Glycine_max_v4.0, whole genome shotgun sequence genome contains these proteins:
- the LOC100815151 gene encoding nuclear transcription factor Y subunit B-4, translating to MDQDEQDRALPIANVSRIMKQILPPSAKISKEGKQVMQECVTEFISFVTGEASDKCHKENRKTVNGDDICWALSSLGFDNYAEAIGRYLHKYRQAEREKINHDKKYENPHINRAPPPPLLLSRVTRDKVENPPPSPPNQSG from the coding sequence ATGGATCAGGATGAGCAAGATAGAGCATTGCCGATTGCAAATGTGAGTCGAATCATGAAGCAAATCCTTCCCCCTAGTGCAAAGATCTCCAAAGAAGGTAAACAAGTAATGCAAGAGTGTGTGACAGAGTTCATAAGTTTTGTGACTGGCGAGGCATCTGACAAGTGTCACAAGGAGAATCGCAAGACCGTTAATGGGGATGACATCTGTTGGGCTCTAAGTTCATTAGGGTTTGACAACTATGCTGAGGCCATAGGAAGGTACTTGCATAAATACAGGCAAGCTGAAAGGGAGAAAATCAATCACGACAAAAAGTATGAAAACCCTCATATCAACCGtgctccaccaccaccactactTCTGTCTAGGGTTACTCGTGACAAGGTTGAAAaccctcctccttctcctcctaaTCAATCTGGATGA